DNA from Halomonas sp. GFAJ-1:
GAGGAGCACCGCTTGCCGGGTGCGATGCCTGGGCGTGGGGCGATACATGTGCGCTATGGCAATGGGCCTGATGCACTGCATATCTTTGTGGCCCACTTGGCGCTCAGCCATCGTGGCCGTGTTCGGCAGCTTAATTATCTCAGTGAAATCATCGAGCCGCTTCGTCATGTCGTGGTGATGGGTGATTTGAACTGCACGCCTGAACAGCTTCATGCCCATGAGCGTTTTAGTACGTCCCTGCCGCTCCACCCGGTCAAGCCGCTTTTAAGCTATCCGTCGTGGCAGCCACGCCGTGCGCTAGATCATATCCTACTCTCGCAAACCCTCGAAGCCGCCGAAGTGCGCGTGTTAGACCATCTGTTTTCGGACCATCTGCCGATTGCCGTAGATCTGCCGCTGCCTGCCGCTTGTCTAAATGCTTTAGCCGATGCAGAGCAGAAGCCGAGGCATTAGCCAACACGCGCTAATGCGCCGAATAAGCATATTAATTGTCACTTAGCGCCGAATAGCGTGCTTATGGGGATGACGTCCGGCCTAGAATCAGCGATGATTCTGGGCCGTTTTATTAATGCAGGACAACAACAATGCGCGCAAATGCCCAGGAGCCCCGCTTATTGCGCTGGCTCGACTGCTTGACCGAAGGGGTGGGCCGGGCCATTGCCTGGCTAGTAATCTTCATGATGGCGATTCAATTCGCTGTTGTAGTGATGCGCTATTTCATCGGTATCAACAGTATCGTGATGCAAGAGTCGGTGATGTACATGCATGCCGCTGTTTTCATGCTGGGTGCGGCTTGGACGCTTAAGCGCGATGGCCATGTACGGGTCGATATTTTTTACCGCCGCTTATCGGCGAAAGGGCGCGCCTGGATAGACTTGCTTGGAACGCTGTTTCTTCTCATCCCTG
Protein-coding regions in this window:
- a CDS encoding endonuclease, with protein sequence MLEQGHVGSLTGGLTSNRGKSLLDHGHLRLLTFNLQVGIQTSAYHHYVTRSWQHFLPHPQRLKRLAVMGEVLSQFDVVGLQEVDGGSFRSSSINQVEFLAGQAGFPHYFQQLNRNLGRIAQHSNGLLSRLVPSRIEEHRLPGAMPGRGAIHVRYGNGPDALHIFVAHLALSHRGRVRQLNYLSEIIEPLRHVVVMGDLNCTPEQLHAHERFSTSLPLHPVKPLLSYPSWQPRRALDHILLSQTLEAAEVRVLDHLFSDHLPIAVDLPLPAACLNALADAEQKPRH
- a CDS encoding C4-dicarboxylate ABC transporter permease — its product is MRANAQEPRLLRWLDCLTEGVGRAIAWLVIFMMAIQFAVVVMRYFIGINSIVMQESVMYMHAAVFMLGAAWTLKRDGHVRVDIFYRRLSAKGRAWIDLLGTLFLLIPVALFIAISSFRYVQSSWAVMERSPDGGIPGVFLLKTLILVMVGLLLLQAVAQLMRQTLIIRGKLSNASHEHEEIL